From a region of the Tenggerimyces flavus genome:
- a CDS encoding DUF3515 domain-containing protein, producing the protein MPGGAHLRRAIVVAVVALALATSCAPGPVSVTPVSGAPAACRALLAALPATVESLPSREVSPAGGGAAWGSPPVVLRCGVSRPAAMTQSASCMEVNDVGWFAEQREPGYVFTTIGRAVNVELTVPSKYAPESNALVDIADAVKAHVPARSQCV; encoded by the coding sequence GTGCCCGGTGGTGCACATCTGAGGCGGGCGATCGTCGTAGCGGTCGTGGCCCTGGCGCTGGCCACATCTTGCGCGCCTGGGCCAGTGTCAGTGACGCCGGTATCGGGCGCGCCCGCAGCCTGCCGAGCCCTGTTGGCCGCGCTGCCCGCGACAGTGGAGTCGCTGCCGAGCCGGGAGGTGTCGCCTGCTGGTGGAGGTGCCGCGTGGGGCTCCCCGCCAGTGGTCCTGCGCTGCGGCGTGTCGAGGCCGGCAGCGATGACTCAGTCGGCGTCGTGCATGGAGGTGAACGACGTGGGATGGTTCGCCGAGCAACGGGAGCCGGGCTACGTGTTCACCACCATCGGGCGGGCAGTGAACGTCGAGCTGACGGTGCCGTCGAAGTACGCGCCAGAGTCGAACGCCCTCGTGGACATAGCCGACGCAGTAAAGGCCCACGTGCCCGCGAGGAGCCAGTGCGTGTAG
- a CDS encoding Lrp/AsnC family transcriptional regulator, producing the protein MVVQAYILIQTEVGKAAEVAEQIAQIKGVTLAEDVTGPYDVIVRAEASNVDELGRLVVARVQGVAGITRTLTCPVVHI; encoded by the coding sequence GTGGTGGTCCAGGCTTACATCCTGATCCAGACCGAGGTCGGCAAGGCTGCCGAGGTGGCGGAACAGATCGCACAGATCAAAGGCGTGACGCTCGCCGAGGACGTGACCGGGCCGTACGACGTGATCGTGCGCGCCGAAGCCAGCAACGTGGACGAGCTCGGCCGCCTGGTCGTGGCGCGCGTCCAGGGGGTGGCGGGAATCACCCGGACGTTGACGTGCCCGGTGGTGCACATCTGA
- a CDS encoding thiamine-phosphate kinase produces MSRTLADLGEFGLIRLLQDRLPNGKDVLLGPGDDAAIVHAIDGRVVATTDMLVEGRHFRRDWSEAYDIGRKAAAQNLADVAAMGARPTALLVALAAPPDLEVDWALGLADGLRDECERTDASVAGGDLVRGPSIVISVTALGSLDGRPPVTRAGAKAGDVIAVCGRLGWSAAGLAVLGRGFRSPRVVVEAHRRPEPPYDAGPEAATLGATAMIDVSDGLVGDLGHIAKASDVVLDLDTKSLEIAEPLQAVAAAIGVDPLEFVLTGGEDHALAATFPSEVNLPERWRVIGRVAAPTEEQLQGVTINGEKSETAGHDHFR; encoded by the coding sequence GTGAGCCGAACCCTTGCCGACCTCGGCGAGTTCGGGCTGATCCGCCTGCTTCAGGACCGGCTCCCGAACGGCAAGGACGTCCTCCTCGGGCCCGGTGACGATGCCGCGATCGTGCATGCGATCGATGGGCGCGTCGTGGCCACCACGGACATGTTGGTCGAGGGACGGCACTTCCGCCGCGACTGGTCCGAGGCGTACGACATCGGCCGGAAGGCGGCTGCGCAGAACCTCGCGGACGTCGCTGCCATGGGTGCGAGGCCGACCGCGCTGCTCGTCGCGCTGGCCGCCCCGCCCGACCTCGAGGTGGACTGGGCGCTCGGGCTGGCCGACGGTCTGAGGGACGAGTGCGAACGTACGGACGCCTCCGTCGCCGGCGGCGACCTGGTCCGCGGACCCAGCATCGTGATCTCGGTCACGGCGCTCGGCAGCCTCGACGGCCGCCCGCCCGTCACGCGGGCCGGGGCCAAGGCGGGCGACGTCATCGCGGTCTGTGGACGCCTCGGCTGGTCCGCGGCCGGCCTCGCCGTGCTCGGGCGCGGGTTCCGTTCGCCCCGCGTGGTCGTCGAGGCGCACCGCCGTCCGGAGCCGCCGTACGACGCCGGGCCGGAGGCCGCGACGCTCGGGGCGACCGCGATGATCGACGTCAGCGACGGGCTCGTCGGCGACCTCGGGCACATCGCGAAGGCCAGCGACGTCGTACTCGACCTCGACACCAAATCCCTGGAGATCGCCGAGCCCCTGCAGGCGGTCGCGGCGGCGATCGGCGTCGACCCGCTGGAGTTCGTGCTGACCGGGGGAGAGGACCACGCGCTCGCCGCGACGTTCCCCTCGGAGGTGAATTTGCCGGAAAGGTGGCGGGTCATCGGGCGCGTCGCGGCGCCGACCGAGGAGCAACTACAAGGCGTCACGATCAACGGGGAGAAATCCGAAACCGCAGGTCACGACCACTTCCGCTGA
- a CDS encoding FHA domain-containing protein, which produces MTSGRHAAGLHRSRELAEPQSWEIEVAPVPAQNGAHVGYRPEAGWVEGIRCRNGHFCHPSAQYCTTCGSSMLQLAAVRVLDRRPPLGVLVVDDGTIVPLDVDLVIGSDPSEDDSVRFGIAGSLALAGSAGAGLADVHCDLRLRGWNVLIRDRGTEAGTFLGQPNQSWARVSDRERTQVLPGCAIRIGGRELRFESRHAPLPEHAA; this is translated from the coding sequence ATGACGAGTGGACGACACGCGGCAGGTCTGCATCGTTCGCGGGAGCTGGCCGAACCCCAGTCGTGGGAGATCGAGGTGGCTCCCGTACCGGCACAGAACGGTGCCCACGTCGGCTACCGGCCCGAGGCCGGCTGGGTCGAGGGAATCCGCTGCCGTAACGGGCACTTCTGCCATCCCTCGGCGCAGTACTGCACGACGTGCGGCTCGTCGATGCTGCAGCTGGCTGCGGTCCGGGTCCTCGACCGCCGGCCGCCGCTCGGTGTGCTGGTGGTGGACGACGGCACGATCGTGCCGTTGGACGTCGACCTCGTGATCGGCTCCGATCCGAGCGAGGACGACAGCGTACGGTTCGGCATCGCGGGCTCGTTGGCGTTGGCCGGGTCCGCTGGTGCCGGGCTCGCCGACGTGCACTGCGACCTTCGGCTGCGCGGGTGGAACGTGCTGATCCGCGACCGCGGCACCGAGGCGGGAACGTTCCTCGGCCAGCCGAACCAGAGCTGGGCGCGGGTGTCGGATCGCGAACGGACGCAGGTGTTGCCGGGCTGTGCGATCAGGATCGGCGGCCGCGAGCTCCGGTTCGAGTCCCGTCACGCACCCTTGCCGGAGCACGCAGCCTGA
- a CDS encoding glycoside hydrolase family 20 zincin-like fold domain-containing protein — translation MPVRPSRRTVLGSAGLLAAATALPLGTSNAHAAPVAIAAAPEAPLIPAPQQWTPASGEFLFDSRSRLVVDSAHQTALAQAAATLSDDLLVTTGIRYTPVQASAPAAGDVFLTLGSTDTQLGTEGYLMTVGSSLRIQARTATGAFFGTRTFLQFLRRSARVPAGTIRDWPKHKERGLLVSNAPAKVSVSFWQQQIRELAYLKLNMVWFVVGYPHAPLAEMQQVAEYARRYHLTVVPMFGVPSHMDYDLPNRPDLQVPGRPTDLHIGKDAAYTWTRDKLAPLVQGMQSPWWHTAADEFLAGSDVPEWDRNFLAYARAHYGADASSFDTFSGFINYVRGLVQPQGKRLRMWNDTYLTWRNVPVERDVVIEHWVHWGRPASQLIADGHELQNCHLDYTYYDNWAGGHQLDAAKIYEQFRLGQFDGSPAIADDHPKITGSKLHVWLGFSGNDPEQTIIDKLYAPERSLAQLLWGSPKTASTYAAFAPIIDAVGKAPGNVAPPASTATVRSAVTATADQRLFAISTDSNVITTSFANGAWRPWSAVTTGYAAGKARANAAVTEFGGRLFTTAPDGRVLSTYFDPAIPSNGGWHDWMSIAGGFYDGKSGANAVVTPSFVNGDVPQLFTIAPDGRVMSAFHQPSTIPTNGGWSGWFDIPGGFFDGRTAAGASVATAGSQIYTVAPDGHVMSTFWLASQPANGGWANWFAIPTGHADGRVAANTPITVAAVSGHTQLFAIAPDRQVISTFWSADLPTNGGWHEWFAIPTGHANGVVAPNTRVVATTINDHPQLFAIGSDRHVMSTFWSADIPTNGGWHEWFAIPTGYHDGLVAPNAWLAASVVNGKPTLTTATDDNRVGTTSWTEGGANGGWSAWATIQGGYNDGRLRA, via the coding sequence ATGCCCGTACGTCCTTCCCGCCGGACCGTCCTCGGTTCCGCCGGACTCCTCGCGGCCGCCACGGCTCTCCCGCTCGGGACGAGCAACGCCCACGCCGCTCCGGTCGCGATCGCCGCAGCGCCGGAGGCGCCGCTGATCCCGGCACCCCAGCAGTGGACGCCGGCGAGCGGGGAGTTCCTGTTCGACTCCCGCAGCCGGCTGGTCGTCGACTCCGCCCACCAAACGGCCCTCGCGCAGGCCGCGGCGACGCTCAGCGACGACCTGCTGGTCACGACCGGCATCCGCTACACACCCGTTCAAGCCAGTGCCCCGGCTGCTGGCGACGTGTTCCTCACACTCGGCTCCACCGACACCCAGCTCGGCACCGAGGGCTATCTGATGACCGTGGGGAGCAGCCTGCGCATCCAGGCCCGTACGGCCACCGGCGCGTTCTTCGGCACCCGCACGTTCCTACAGTTCCTGCGCCGGTCCGCCCGCGTCCCGGCCGGCACGATCCGCGACTGGCCGAAGCACAAGGAGCGCGGCCTGCTGGTCAGCAACGCCCCGGCGAAGGTGTCGGTCTCGTTCTGGCAGCAGCAGATCCGCGAGCTCGCCTATCTGAAGCTGAACATGGTCTGGTTCGTCGTCGGCTATCCCCACGCGCCGCTCGCCGAGATGCAGCAGGTCGCGGAGTACGCGCGCCGCTACCACCTCACCGTCGTCCCGATGTTCGGCGTGCCCTCGCACATGGACTACGACCTGCCGAACCGACCCGACCTGCAGGTCCCGGGCCGTCCCACCGACCTGCACATCGGCAAGGACGCCGCCTACACCTGGACCCGGGACAAGCTCGCGCCGCTCGTGCAGGGCATGCAGTCGCCGTGGTGGCACACCGCGGCGGACGAGTTCCTGGCCGGCTCGGACGTCCCGGAGTGGGACCGGAACTTCCTCGCGTACGCCCGCGCGCACTACGGCGCTGACGCCAGCTCGTTCGACACGTTCAGCGGTTTCATCAACTATGTCAGGGGATTGGTCCAGCCGCAGGGCAAGCGGCTGCGGATGTGGAACGACACGTACCTCACCTGGCGCAACGTCCCGGTCGAACGGGACGTGGTCATCGAGCACTGGGTCCACTGGGGAAGGCCGGCCAGCCAGCTGATCGCCGACGGGCACGAGCTGCAGAACTGCCACCTCGACTACACCTACTACGACAACTGGGCGGGCGGACACCAGCTCGACGCTGCCAAGATCTACGAGCAGTTCCGCCTCGGTCAGTTCGACGGCAGCCCGGCCATCGCCGACGACCATCCGAAGATCACCGGTTCGAAACTCCATGTGTGGTTGGGCTTCAGCGGCAACGACCCCGAGCAGACGATCATCGACAAGCTCTACGCTCCCGAGCGCTCATTGGCCCAGCTCCTGTGGGGATCGCCGAAAACCGCGTCGACGTACGCCGCGTTCGCCCCGATCATCGATGCCGTCGGCAAGGCTCCTGGCAACGTCGCGCCACCGGCATCCACGGCGACAGTCCGTTCCGCCGTCACGGCGACCGCGGACCAGCGCCTGTTCGCGATCAGCACCGACAGCAACGTGATCACGACGTCGTTCGCCAACGGGGCTTGGCGTCCGTGGAGCGCCGTCACGACGGGCTACGCCGCGGGCAAGGCGCGCGCCAACGCGGCCGTGACGGAGTTCGGCGGCAGGCTGTTCACGACCGCGCCGGACGGTCGCGTGCTCTCGACGTACTTCGACCCGGCCATCCCGAGCAACGGTGGTTGGCACGACTGGATGAGCATCGCCGGTGGCTTCTACGACGGGAAGTCCGGTGCGAACGCGGTCGTCACGCCCTCGTTCGTCAACGGCGATGTCCCCCAGCTGTTCACGATCGCGCCCGACGGGCGGGTGATGTCGGCGTTCCACCAACCCTCGACGATTCCGACGAACGGCGGGTGGAGCGGCTGGTTCGACATTCCCGGCGGCTTCTTCGACGGCAGGACCGCGGCGGGCGCGTCCGTCGCGACCGCGGGGAGCCAGATCTACACAGTCGCGCCGGACGGGCACGTGATGTCGACGTTCTGGCTGGCGTCGCAACCGGCCAACGGGGGTTGGGCGAACTGGTTCGCGATCCCCACCGGCCATGCCGACGGCAGGGTCGCGGCCAACACCCCGATCACGGTCGCGGCGGTGAGCGGTCACACCCAGCTGTTCGCGATCGCCCCGGACCGGCAGGTGATCTCGACGTTCTGGTCCGCGGACCTCCCGACCAACGGTGGCTGGCACGAGTGGTTCGCGATCCCCACCGGCCACGCGAACGGCGTCGTGGCACCCAACACGCGCGTGGTCGCGACGACGATCAACGATCACCCGCAGCTGTTCGCGATCGGGTCCGACCGGCATGTCATGTCGACGTTCTGGTCCGCCGACATCCCGACCAACGGCGGCTGGCACGAATGGTTCGCGATCCCCACCGGCTACCACGACGGGCTGGTTGCGCCGAACGCCTGGCTGGCCGCGTCCGTCGTCAATGGCAAGCCGACGTTGACGACCGCGACCGACGACAACCGGGTCGGCACGACGTCGTGGACCGAGGGCGGCGCCAACGGCGGATGGTCAGCGTGGGCGACGATCCAGGGCGGCTACAACGACGGGCGCTTGCGAGCTTGA
- a CDS encoding response regulator, with protein MIRVCVVDDQTLVRQGIRSLLGLASDIEVVAEADDGLSALSAISTHSPDVVLLDLRMPRHDGIWTLRALQDSGISTPVLVLTTFDDDELVLQALRAGAMGYLLKDVTLDQVVHAIRTLATGGTLVQPAITDRLLRAVRTDIPDAPADDARVQELTERELEVLRLLAGGYSNREIATALFLAEGTVKNHVSNVLLKLGTRDRTRAVLRALHHGLLN; from the coding sequence ATGATCCGCGTCTGCGTCGTCGACGACCAAACCCTTGTACGGCAGGGGATCCGGAGCCTGCTCGGGCTCGCGTCCGACATCGAGGTCGTCGCGGAGGCCGACGACGGGCTCTCCGCACTGAGTGCGATCTCCACGCACAGTCCGGATGTGGTTCTGCTCGATCTGCGGATGCCGCGGCACGACGGGATCTGGACGCTGCGTGCCCTGCAGGACAGCGGGATCTCCACGCCGGTGTTGGTGCTGACGACGTTCGACGACGACGAGCTGGTGCTGCAGGCGTTGCGAGCGGGGGCGATGGGCTACCTGCTGAAGGACGTCACGCTGGACCAGGTGGTGCACGCGATCCGCACGCTGGCCACCGGCGGGACGCTCGTCCAGCCGGCGATCACGGACCGGCTGCTGCGCGCGGTCCGTACGGACATCCCCGACGCCCCGGCTGACGACGCGCGCGTCCAGGAGCTGACCGAACGCGAGCTCGAAGTCCTCCGTCTGCTCGCCGGCGGCTACTCCAACCGCGAGATCGCCACCGCCCTGTTCCTCGCGGAAGGAACGGTCAAGAACCACGTCTCCAACGTCCTCCTCAAGCTCGGTACTCGCGACCGCACCCGCGCCGTCCTCCGCGCCCTCCACCACGGCCTGCTGAACTAA
- a CDS encoding sensor histidine kinase produces the protein MRRMEPGVWSGVFISLACVAIGIPIAVMQLQGIPITRTPLLWWACFVAYVAALMATSWLSETLPRRVVPAVFATQVVLGPVLVLLAPGAGWTPILLVFTAVTSSYFVGWKVTAAIIVANTVVVAVAGQALAGTTGVGSMAYPAALLYLLLQVGSVLGEMANRREVETRKKLAKAHTELRATTALLSESTRSDERLRIAGELHDLLGHQLTVLSLELEVAKHHSQPPAREHVSRAAGIAHELLADVRATVGELRSRAPDLRETLERIVADLPEPVVHVRVADEAHADEAQTAALVRCVQEVVTNAIRHAEANELWIEIGAAPGGGVTFTAHDDGRGAERIVLGNGLRGITERVEELGGSATFSSRRGFRVVAELPAR, from the coding sequence ATGAGGCGGATGGAGCCTGGAGTGTGGTCGGGCGTCTTCATCAGCCTGGCCTGCGTGGCGATCGGCATCCCGATCGCGGTGATGCAGCTGCAGGGCATCCCGATCACGCGTACTCCCCTACTGTGGTGGGCCTGTTTCGTCGCGTACGTCGCGGCGCTGATGGCCACGTCCTGGCTGTCCGAGACGCTGCCGCGGCGGGTCGTGCCGGCGGTGTTCGCGACGCAGGTCGTGCTCGGACCGGTGCTCGTGCTGCTCGCGCCCGGTGCCGGGTGGACGCCGATCCTGCTCGTGTTCACCGCGGTGACGAGCAGCTACTTCGTCGGGTGGAAGGTGACGGCCGCGATCATCGTGGCGAACACGGTCGTCGTCGCGGTCGCCGGGCAGGCGCTGGCGGGGACAACCGGCGTCGGCTCGATGGCGTACCCCGCCGCGTTGCTCTACCTCCTCCTGCAGGTGGGCAGTGTGCTCGGGGAGATGGCGAACAGGCGCGAGGTCGAGACGCGGAAGAAGCTCGCCAAGGCGCACACCGAGCTGCGCGCGACGACCGCCTTGCTGAGCGAGTCGACGCGTTCGGACGAACGGCTCCGCATCGCCGGCGAGCTGCACGACCTGCTCGGCCACCAGCTCACCGTGTTGAGCCTCGAGCTCGAGGTCGCCAAGCACCACAGCCAGCCGCCGGCGCGCGAGCACGTGTCCCGTGCCGCCGGGATCGCGCACGAGCTGCTCGCGGACGTCCGCGCGACGGTCGGCGAGCTGCGCAGCCGGGCACCGGACCTACGCGAGACGCTCGAACGGATCGTCGCCGACCTGCCCGAGCCGGTGGTGCACGTCAGGGTCGCGGACGAGGCGCACGCCGACGAGGCGCAGACCGCGGCACTCGTCAGGTGCGTGCAGGAGGTCGTGACGAACGCGATCCGGCACGCCGAGGCGAACGAGCTATGGATCGAGATCGGCGCGGCACCAGGCGGCGGTGTGACGTTCACCGCGCACGACGACGGGCGCGGCGCCGAGCGGATCGTGCTGGGGAACGGGCTGCGCGGCATCACCGAGCGCGTCGAGGAGCTCGGCGGCTCGGCGACGTTCTCGTCCCGCCGCGGCTTCCGCGTCGTCGCGGAGCTGCCGGCCCGATGA
- a CDS encoding ABC transporter ATP-binding protein: MMNAIEVRHLHKSYGEVVAVDDLSFEVNEGEIFGLLGRNGAGKSTAVESIAGLVRPDRGEVRVLGLDPRRDRRRLLPKLGVQLQSSALHWSLTVRELVRLYRTFYKTGAEPDELIAVLGLEARRDVRFDKLSGGEAQRLSIALALVGNPKVALLDELTTGLDPEARRQIWSLMSSLRTAGVTILLVSHLMEEVERLCDRVALIDHGRIVAEDSPAGLVSQAGLGQRVRFRSSAPFDKTVLASVSEVTSVEVDSAQVTVHGTGELLQAVSTALVRAGVVVTETRLFRPTLDDAFLALTGRSLQEEEK, translated from the coding sequence ATGATGAACGCGATTGAGGTTCGCCACCTGCACAAGAGCTACGGCGAGGTCGTCGCCGTCGACGACCTCAGCTTCGAGGTGAACGAGGGTGAGATCTTCGGGCTCCTCGGACGCAACGGCGCGGGGAAGTCGACGGCGGTCGAGTCGATCGCCGGGCTCGTACGACCCGACCGCGGCGAGGTCCGCGTCCTCGGGCTCGACCCGCGACGCGACCGTAGGAGGCTGCTGCCGAAGCTCGGCGTCCAGCTGCAGTCGAGTGCGCTGCACTGGTCGCTGACCGTCCGCGAGCTGGTCCGGCTCTACCGCACGTTCTACAAGACCGGCGCCGAGCCGGACGAGCTGATCGCGGTCCTAGGGCTCGAAGCCCGCCGCGACGTACGGTTCGACAAGCTGTCCGGAGGCGAAGCGCAGCGGCTGTCGATCGCGCTCGCCCTGGTGGGGAACCCGAAGGTCGCGCTGCTCGACGAGCTCACGACCGGCCTGGATCCCGAAGCGCGGCGGCAGATCTGGTCGCTCATGTCGAGCCTGCGCACCGCCGGCGTCACGATCCTGCTCGTCAGCCATCTCATGGAGGAGGTCGAGCGGCTCTGCGACCGCGTCGCACTCATCGATCATGGCCGGATCGTGGCCGAGGACAGCCCGGCCGGCCTGGTCTCCCAAGCGGGCTTGGGGCAACGGGTCCGCTTCCGCTCCTCCGCACCGTTCGACAAGACGGTGCTGGCGTCGGTGTCCGAGGTGACGTCGGTCGAGGTCGATTCGGCGCAGGTGACGGTGCACGGGACCGGCGAGCTGCTGCAGGCGGTGAGCACGGCCCTCGTACGCGCGGGTGTCGTCGTGACCGAGACCCGGCTGTTCAGGCCCACGTTGGACGACGCGTTCCTCGCCCTGACCGGGCGATCGCTTCAGGAGGAGGAGAAATGA
- a CDS encoding ABC transporter permease, with translation MRPWLALVGAEMKMVARDTGGLVIPLGLPVLILVMNGLGNQGEVIPGTGGRTAIDLFILPVVLTMVVATIGVINLPSFLAGYRRAGILRRLAVTPTPPMRVLVAQLVTSLVQTLVGIAFALLVAVLAFDVRLPASPILAFGVFGLAALAMYAIGLLIAALAPTANSSVAIGLVAFFAMGAVGGMFGGTRALPDVLARVGEVLPFGAAVHALGTAWAGNSPALLHLVSLAAATVIAGLVAARFFRWE, from the coding sequence ATGAGGCCATGGCTCGCCCTGGTCGGGGCCGAGATGAAGATGGTGGCGCGCGACACCGGCGGGCTGGTGATCCCGCTCGGGCTCCCCGTGCTGATCCTGGTGATGAACGGCTTGGGCAACCAAGGCGAGGTGATCCCGGGAACGGGCGGGCGGACCGCGATCGATCTGTTCATCCTGCCGGTGGTGCTCACGATGGTGGTCGCGACGATCGGGGTGATCAACCTGCCGAGCTTCCTGGCCGGCTACCGCCGCGCGGGGATCCTGCGCCGGCTGGCGGTGACGCCGACGCCTCCGATGAGGGTGCTGGTGGCACAGCTGGTGACGAGCCTCGTGCAGACGCTGGTGGGGATCGCGTTCGCGCTCCTCGTCGCTGTGCTGGCGTTCGACGTTCGGCTGCCGGCGTCGCCGATCCTGGCGTTCGGGGTGTTTGGCCTTGCGGCGTTGGCGATGTACGCGATCGGGCTGCTCATCGCTGCGCTCGCGCCGACGGCGAACTCGTCGGTCGCGATCGGGCTGGTCGCGTTCTTCGCGATGGGCGCGGTCGGAGGGATGTTCGGCGGAACGCGTGCGCTGCCGGACGTTCTCGCCCGGGTGGGGGAGGTGCTGCCGTTCGGCGCCGCGGTGCACGCGTTGGGCACGGCATGGGCGGGGAACTCTCCGGCCCTCCTGCACCTCGTGAGCCTCGCCGCGGCCACCGTCATCGCGGGTCTGGTGGCGGCGCGGTTCTTCCGGTGGGAATGA
- the rpmB gene encoding 50S ribosomal protein L28: MAAVCDVCGKGPGFGNNVSHSHRRTRRRFDPNIQRVRATVQGTPKRLNVCTSCLKAGKVTR; this comes from the coding sequence GTGGCTGCCGTCTGCGATGTCTGTGGCAAGGGGCCGGGCTTCGGCAACAACGTGTCCCACTCGCACCGCCGGACGCGTCGGCGTTTCGACCCGAACATCCAGCGGGTTCGCGCGACCGTCCAGGGCACGCCGAAGCGCCTCAACGTCTGCACGTCCTGCCTGAAGGCGGGAAAGGTTACCCGCTAG
- a CDS encoding DAK2 domain-containing protein, whose translation MGDKPAVGLLRRWCRAGLADLTAARREIDVLNVYPIPDADTGTNLQLTMAAACGGAEDGEQESVSALLRTVSRHALLGARGNSGVILAQLLRGAALALDGKAELDGPDLALALRAAADAGYVAVEVPAEGTMLTVIRAAAEAANDRAAQPDPTLHAVALVGAAAAREALAHTPEQLEVLRRAGVVDAGGRGLVVLLDALVSVLSGGRSEDALPAPSEPTPMPEVRLDPDDPAYEVLYLLDAPDDAIAPLRSALARLGNSLVVVGGDGLWNVHVHVDDPGAAVEAGIEAGRPHRIRITPLKEIQYSASASAEGCVDVPAVRGVVAVAAGPGLGELFGSAGVTVVEAKPGRPSSATEVLAAIRTAGTAEIVVLPNDPDGIAIAEQAAARARDEGLRVAVVPARAQVQGLAACAVHDASRSFDEDVVAMTAAAGHTRHGAVTVATRDAITSAGWCKAGDVLGVVEGDFALIGADLATVGRDVLARLLGGGGELVTVVTGADADAGLAAAVLEGVRATRPEVDTMVYDGGQPRYPLLIGVE comes from the coding sequence GTGGGCGACAAACCGGCCGTCGGGCTGCTCCGCCGCTGGTGCCGCGCGGGCCTCGCCGACCTCACCGCGGCGCGGCGCGAGATCGACGTGCTGAACGTCTACCCAATCCCCGACGCCGACACCGGCACCAACCTCCAGCTGACCATGGCCGCGGCCTGCGGCGGCGCCGAGGACGGCGAGCAGGAGAGCGTCTCGGCCCTGCTCCGTACGGTCTCCCGCCACGCCCTGCTCGGCGCCCGCGGCAACTCCGGCGTGATCCTCGCTCAACTGCTCCGCGGCGCCGCGCTGGCGCTCGACGGCAAGGCCGAGCTCGACGGGCCCGACCTGGCGCTGGCCCTGCGCGCCGCGGCCGACGCCGGGTACGTCGCGGTCGAGGTGCCCGCCGAGGGCACGATGCTCACCGTGATCCGCGCCGCCGCCGAGGCCGCGAACGACCGCGCCGCCCAGCCCGACCCGACGCTGCACGCGGTCGCCCTCGTCGGCGCCGCCGCTGCTCGCGAGGCGCTCGCGCATACGCCCGAACAGCTCGAGGTGCTCCGCCGGGCAGGCGTCGTCGACGCGGGCGGCCGCGGCCTCGTCGTGCTGCTCGACGCGCTGGTGTCCGTCCTCTCCGGCGGCCGATCCGAGGACGCCCTGCCCGCTCCCAGCGAGCCCACGCCGATGCCCGAGGTGCGGCTCGACCCGGACGACCCGGCGTACGAGGTGCTCTACCTGCTCGACGCACCCGACGACGCGATCGCGCCGCTGCGGTCGGCGCTCGCTCGGCTCGGCAACTCCCTCGTTGTGGTCGGCGGCGACGGCCTGTGGAACGTGCACGTGCACGTCGACGACCCGGGCGCGGCCGTGGAGGCGGGCATCGAGGCCGGCAGACCCCACCGGATCCGGATCACGCCCCTCAAAGAAATTCAATACAGCGCCAGCGCGAGTGCCGAGGGTTGCGTCGACGTGCCGGCCGTACGAGGCGTGGTCGCGGTGGCCGCCGGGCCGGGGTTGGGCGAGCTGTTCGGCAGTGCCGGGGTCACCGTGGTCGAGGCGAAGCCCGGCCGCCCGTCCTCGGCGACCGAGGTGCTGGCGGCGATCCGTACCGCCGGCACGGCCGAGATCGTCGTGCTCCCGAACGACCCCGACGGCATCGCGATCGCCGAGCAGGCCGCCGCCCGCGCCCGCGACGAGGGCCTCCGCGTCGCGGTCGTTCCCGCCCGCGCGCAGGTGCAGGGCCTCGCTGCGTGCGCGGTGCACGACGCGTCCCGTTCGTTCGACGAGGACGTGGTCGCGATGACCGCGGCGGCGGGGCACACCAGGCACGGCGCAGTGACGGTGGCGACGAGGGACGCGATCACCAGCGCCGGCTGGTGCAAGGCTGGTGACGTGCTCGGCGTCGTCGAGGGCGACTTCGCGCTGATCGGCGCTGACCTCGCCACGGTGGGCCGCGACGTTCTGGCGCGACTGCTCGGCGGCGGAGGCGAGCTGGTGACCGTCGTCACCGGAGCCGACGCCGACGCCGGGCTCGCCGCGGCGGTCCTGGAAGGCGTACGCGCGACGCGGCCGGAGGTCGACACGATGGTGTACGACGGAGGCCAGCCCCGTTATCCCCTGCTCATCGGAGTCGAGTGA